In a genomic window of Methanosarcina horonobensis HB-1 = JCM 15518:
- a CDS encoding tetratricopeptide repeat protein, translating into MQSLYARAWYSKALALLNLKNPIGSEKNFEKALEAFDSLLEIYPQDTIAWQYRGNILRYLDRPEEALEAFEKALAFDPDNVPARYFKGLTLGYLNLPEQALEAFGGVLERDLQHAGALYYSGLALNQLGRHVEAVSALSQALKIKPENPGAWYYRGVSLYVLEKSSEALEAFEKTLALEPSHAGAWEGKAKAYLSLGRRREALRACEKALELEPSSAGAWETQGKILEGIGRREEALGAFEKSLILEPMNAGNRIEKGRLLGSLGRYEEALQAFESVLQTNSSLTEAKINRGKALLALGKYQQALDYFSKTLNENPENSEGWGGMGSCFLALGSYYKAMQAYEKALSSGPENSCTLSGIGEIYYELGDFSRALEAFEQALRLDIENTFAWNGKGNTLCKLGRYMEALEAYENLLTLDYESLPARYNKGIVLSGLKNRQKDSEESLENQIQTAFKKYLELSGKLPEDKIGAEGWKHRGLAFAELGEYKEAIKAFDRAAKHRPDDISPLVYGGIALICLEKYEEALEILLQAEEIFYATIGTERNGENSKEEKTEKFWTHNPAVNKHMLEKLRTAKGFALAALGRYEDALKAFESARKLSGNGKISCFGKGIIFANCGEWKKALEAFDSVLIFNPEDTLASVMKAFALIRLQDFEGAAGILEKLAVKETDTDLSSCLLGFACSRQGNIEKALQAYRKAIEVNPKNIHARNGLAELYFKLGNSRGALKELEASISADPENAYSRSLKGRVELEEQACEDALESFRRVLTLDTEDQRFLLWDAYARYMFAEASFEEDSARFRYTLLAAAGKLEKAAICREPGDSELRAYALYFLGLFYCKVHYFRKASERLEECLKLENSRKVKQPAALLLKNIHARRPRNAWWEWWLAPGAHSVIKKAGFGLILFLIFSILLSHPAASTLPLISWPAATISQIFYPAGENSSSWALYGKEYLISVLLLSSILVLPGFSSDITEDGELELETLTPPSPDFDIPVSVLEEFTERLEKSLFSPEPMRESIEKLGKF; encoded by the coding sequence ATGCAATCTCTTTACGCCAGAGCCTGGTACAGTAAAGCCCTTGCTCTTTTGAACCTGAAAAATCCGATCGGATCAGAGAAGAATTTTGAAAAGGCTCTTGAAGCGTTTGATTCCCTGCTTGAGATTTACCCTCAGGACACAATTGCCTGGCAGTACAGGGGAAATATACTGCGATACCTGGATCGGCCAGAGGAAGCCCTGGAGGCTTTTGAAAAAGCTCTTGCTTTTGATCCGGATAACGTTCCAGCTCGTTACTTTAAGGGGCTTACGCTCGGGTATTTGAACCTTCCTGAACAGGCTCTGGAGGCTTTCGGAGGAGTGCTTGAAAGGGATTTGCAGCATGCTGGGGCTCTTTATTACAGCGGACTTGCCTTGAACCAGCTTGGAAGGCATGTTGAGGCAGTCTCAGCCCTTTCACAAGCTCTAAAAATAAAACCTGAGAACCCCGGGGCCTGGTATTATAGAGGAGTATCCCTCTACGTTCTGGAAAAGAGTTCAGAGGCTCTTGAAGCATTTGAAAAGACACTTGCGCTTGAACCCTCACACGCAGGAGCATGGGAGGGTAAGGCGAAAGCATACCTTTCTCTGGGCAGAAGAAGGGAAGCTCTCAGAGCATGCGAGAAAGCTCTTGAACTTGAACCCTCTTCTGCAGGCGCATGGGAGACTCAGGGCAAAATTCTGGAGGGTATCGGAAGAAGAGAAGAAGCTCTTGGAGCTTTTGAGAAAAGCCTTATTCTTGAGCCCATGAATGCAGGGAACAGGATAGAAAAAGGCAGACTTCTCGGAAGCCTTGGAAGGTATGAAGAAGCACTTCAGGCGTTTGAAAGCGTACTTCAGACGAACAGTTCTCTTACCGAAGCAAAAATCAACAGGGGAAAAGCCCTGCTTGCCCTTGGGAAATACCAGCAGGCGCTGGACTATTTCAGCAAAACTCTCAACGAAAACCCTGAGAATTCGGAAGGCTGGGGAGGGATGGGCAGCTGCTTCCTTGCCCTTGGGAGCTATTATAAAGCGATGCAGGCTTACGAAAAAGCCCTCTCCTCAGGGCCTGAAAACAGCTGTACCCTGAGCGGAATTGGAGAAATCTATTATGAACTTGGGGATTTTTCCAGAGCTCTGGAAGCCTTTGAACAGGCTCTGAGGCTTGATATCGAAAATACCTTTGCCTGGAACGGCAAGGGAAATACTCTCTGTAAACTAGGGAGATATATGGAGGCTCTGGAGGCTTATGAAAATCTCCTTACACTTGATTATGAGAGCCTGCCCGCCCGGTACAATAAAGGAATTGTCCTGTCCGGGCTTAAAAACAGGCAAAAAGATTCGGAAGAATCCCTCGAAAATCAGATCCAGACAGCTTTTAAAAAATACCTTGAGCTGTCCGGAAAGCTTCCAGAGGATAAAATCGGGGCTGAGGGCTGGAAACACAGGGGGCTTGCTTTTGCCGAACTTGGAGAATATAAAGAAGCAATTAAAGCTTTTGACAGGGCAGCAAAACACAGACCGGATGATATATCACCCCTGGTTTACGGAGGAATAGCCCTGATATGCCTTGAAAAATATGAAGAAGCTCTGGAAATCCTTTTACAGGCAGAAGAAATCTTTTACGCAACCATAGGGACAGAAAGAAATGGAGAAAATAGCAAAGAAGAAAAAACCGAAAAGTTCTGGACTCATAACCCTGCCGTAAATAAACACATGCTGGAAAAGCTCAGGACAGCTAAAGGTTTTGCCCTTGCCGCTCTTGGCAGATACGAAGATGCCCTGAAAGCCTTTGAGAGTGCCAGAAAACTTTCGGGAAATGGAAAGATCTCCTGCTTTGGGAAAGGCATTATTTTTGCAAACTGCGGAGAATGGAAAAAAGCCCTTGAAGCATTTGACAGTGTTCTTATCTTCAATCCGGAAGACACCCTGGCTTCAGTAATGAAAGCCTTTGCCCTGATAAGGCTTCAGGACTTTGAGGGGGCTGCCGGAATTCTTGAGAAGTTAGCAGTAAAGGAGACAGACACCGATCTTTCCTCCTGCCTGCTGGGTTTTGCCTGTTCCAGGCAGGGGAATATTGAGAAAGCTCTGCAGGCTTATAGAAAAGCGATTGAAGTAAACCCGAAGAATATCCACGCAAGAAACGGGCTCGCAGAACTTTACTTCAAACTGGGTAACAGCAGAGGGGCTTTAAAAGAGCTTGAGGCTTCGATTTCAGCGGATCCAGAAAATGCGTATTCAAGAAGCCTGAAAGGCAGAGTAGAGCTTGAAGAACAGGCATGTGAAGACGCACTCGAGTCATTCAGGCGGGTTCTTACCCTGGACACGGAAGACCAGAGATTCCTGCTCTGGGACGCATATGCCAGGTATATGTTTGCAGAAGCTTCTTTTGAGGAGGACAGTGCACGTTTCAGGTACACTCTCCTTGCAGCTGCCGGAAAACTTGAAAAGGCAGCCATTTGCCGTGAACCCGGAGACAGTGAATTGAGGGCTTATGCCCTGTATTTCCTGGGGCTTTTCTATTGCAAAGTCCATTACTTCCGAAAAGCTTCCGAAAGGCTCGAAGAATGCCTGAAGCTTGAAAACTCCAGAAAAGTAAAACAGCCTGCAGCTCTGCTTCTCAAAAATATCCATGCAAGACGTCCCAGAAATGCCTGGTGGGAATGGTGGCTTGCTCCGGGAGCACACAGTGTTATAAAAAAAGCAGGATTCGGGTTAATCTTGTTTTTAATTTTCAGCATACTGCTGTCTCACCCTGCGGCTTCGACCCTGCCTTTAATATCCTGGCCTGCAGCTACTATAAGCCAGATTTTCTACCCGGCTGGCGAAAACAGCTCCTCGTGGGCGCTTTACGGAAAGGAATACTTAATCTCAGTCCTGCTTCTGTCTTCCATTCTGGTCCTTCCCGGGTTCAGTTCAGACATCACTGAAGATGGAGAACTTGAACTTGAGACACTTACCCCTCCGTCTCCAGATTTTGATATACCTGTATCCGTTCTGGAAGAGTTTACGGAAAGGCTTGAAAAGAGCCTTTTCTCTCCCGAACCTATGAGAGAAAGCATAGAAAAACTTGGAAAATTCTGA
- a CDS encoding 30S ribosomal protein S27ae has protein sequence MAVKDYYKVQGDSVTRLKQFCPRCGPGVFLAEHKNRLACGKCGYTEFKK, from the coding sequence ATGGCAGTAAAAGATTATTACAAAGTCCAGGGCGACTCCGTAACCAGACTCAAACAGTTCTGTCCCAGATGCGGACCCGGCGTATTCCTTGCCGAACACAAAAACCGCCTTGCCTGCGGAAAGTGCGGCTACACCGAATTCAAGAAATAA